Proteins encoded together in one Psychrobacter sanguinis window:
- a CDS encoding RnfABCDGE type electron transport complex subunit B — MSTERLNALPILFNRFGLERLTEDQRQKIATVDATLPQTQCGLCDHPDGCLPYAIAMVVDNEPHNKCVPGGQPVSDTIAEILDREPLIVRESQWPVDPNTHRPTEVRAIIREDDCIGCTKCIPACPVDAIVGTGKHMHTIISDLCTGCELCLPPCPVDCIDLIEVPRDPAIETAEYRAKEQAHLRYRYHTHLNRVAEQMVDNTHSKPVTSVIETMIGNASHQSLDIDESKAKATIAAAKLRTKIKKLEKQLTARPNESKQAELEALKQELAQLAD, encoded by the coding sequence GTGAGCACTGAACGATTAAACGCCCTGCCTATTTTATTTAATCGCTTTGGACTTGAGCGCCTGACAGAAGATCAACGCCAGAAAATTGCTACTGTTGACGCCACCTTACCTCAAACTCAATGTGGATTATGCGACCATCCCGATGGTTGCCTACCCTACGCCATCGCTATGGTGGTAGACAATGAGCCGCATAATAAATGTGTGCCTGGTGGTCAGCCCGTTAGTGATACTATCGCTGAAATACTAGACAGAGAACCCTTAATCGTTCGTGAGTCTCAGTGGCCGGTTGACCCCAACACCCATCGTCCTACAGAAGTCAGAGCCATTATCCGTGAAGACGATTGCATTGGCTGTACTAAATGCATTCCTGCCTGCCCAGTAGATGCTATTGTCGGCACTGGCAAGCACATGCACACCATCATCAGCGATTTATGTACGGGTTGCGAGCTTTGTCTACCACCCTGCCCGGTCGATTGTATCGACTTGATTGAAGTGCCTCGTGATCCTGCTATTGAAACAGCAGAATATAGAGCCAAAGAACAAGCTCATCTAAGATACCGCTATCACACTCATTTAAACCGAGTGGCGGAACAAATGGTCGACAATACTCATTCTAAGCCTGTTACTAGTGTGATAGAAACCATGATTGGCAATGCCTCTCATCAAAGCTTAGATATTGATGAGTCTAAAGCCAAAGCCACTATTGCGGCCGCAAAACTACGCACTAAAATTAAAAAGCTAGAGAAGCAGTTGACCGCACGCCCTAACGAAAGTAAACAGGCGGAGCTAGAAGCTTTAAAGCAGGAGTTGGCACAACTTGCTGATTAG
- a CDS encoding efflux transporter outer membrane subunit, producing the protein MNTSTKWARLFGLSALTVAISACQSVPLADTNPVVARPNIPLMPGENYEIYGNNQVPSSLAAVRWQSFYTDPKLKALIQMGLDNNKDVKQAVLAIQKAQAQYRITDSNDAPNIGLNGDYSRGANNARDRNPSDSYSVGLGMAAYELDFWGKIASLKDQALQNYLSTTAARDTAQVSLIANIAKSYVNLSYQQKQLELAISTLQTREESLRITRARLEAGIDSKAPSLQAAASAETARIAALNAQSGVLRARNALKFLVGAPISDDMMPEPAVPSIASSTVLSAGLPSDLLRYRPDVLQAEYNLKAAGANIEVARAAYYPSISLTGNLGYSSDDLSGLFRSNGSSWSFGPSIKLPLFDAGQRDANYEVAQIERDQAVANYESTVEAAFKEVNDVLADRATLDQRTQAEYRLQENYQGLFDISEARFKAQVDDYLAVLDAQRSLFSTQQSILNLEQERLNNQIELYQVLGGGANLGTIAVPTSKYRNLVNVFDGQSDKQKAVQAVESSRGPAIVTPAQAYAIEANQPVKVVEQKQMRPVDVNNDNSTDAYISVVETTTQPAGSKVVETKEGMKVVKP; encoded by the coding sequence ATGAATACATCTACTAAATGGGCACGTTTGTTTGGTCTATCTGCTTTGACAGTCGCTATTAGTGCTTGTCAAAGCGTACCTTTGGCCGATACCAATCCTGTGGTCGCTCGCCCTAACATTCCTTTAATGCCAGGCGAGAACTACGAGATTTATGGCAACAACCAAGTGCCTTCAAGTCTTGCTGCCGTACGTTGGCAGAGCTTCTATACTGACCCTAAGCTTAAAGCGCTTATTCAGATGGGACTTGATAACAATAAAGATGTTAAGCAAGCAGTGTTAGCTATCCAAAAAGCTCAGGCTCAATACCGCATTACTGACAGTAATGATGCGCCTAATATAGGGTTGAATGGTGATTATTCCCGTGGTGCAAACAATGCAAGAGATCGTAATCCTAGCGATAGCTATAGTGTCGGCCTTGGTATGGCTGCCTATGAACTCGATTTCTGGGGTAAGATAGCTAGCTTAAAAGACCAAGCGCTACAAAACTATTTAAGCACCACTGCTGCTCGCGATACTGCTCAAGTCAGTTTGATTGCTAATATTGCCAAAAGCTATGTCAACCTAAGCTATCAGCAAAAGCAATTAGAGTTGGCAATTAGTACCTTGCAAACTCGTGAAGAGTCGCTGCGTATTACCAGAGCTCGTTTAGAGGCAGGTATTGACTCTAAAGCCCCCTCTTTACAAGCGGCAGCTTCTGCTGAGACAGCTCGTATTGCGGCGCTAAATGCTCAAAGTGGGGTATTAAGAGCTAGAAATGCCCTTAAATTCTTAGTGGGGGCCCCCATTAGCGATGACATGATGCCAGAGCCAGCGGTTCCTTCTATTGCGTCAAGCACAGTATTAAGTGCAGGTTTGCCTAGTGATCTACTACGCTACCGTCCTGACGTACTTCAAGCGGAATACAATTTAAAAGCCGCCGGTGCCAATATTGAAGTGGCCCGAGCTGCTTATTATCCGTCAATTAGCTTGACGGGTAATCTTGGTTACTCAAGTGACGATCTATCAGGTTTGTTCAGAAGCAATGGCTCAAGTTGGTCATTTGGTCCTTCTATCAAATTGCCTTTGTTTGATGCCGGTCAACGTGATGCCAACTATGAAGTGGCTCAGATTGAACGTGATCAAGCAGTTGCTAATTACGAAAGCACTGTAGAAGCGGCCTTCAAAGAAGTGAACGATGTTCTAGCGGACCGTGCTACTTTGGATCAAAGAACACAAGCTGAGTATCGTCTACAAGAGAACTATCAAGGTTTATTTGATATTTCAGAAGCTCGATTTAAAGCACAGGTCGATGACTATTTAGCGGTATTGGACGCTCAACGTTCGTTGTTCTCAACCCAACAGTCTATTTTGAACTTAGAGCAAGAACGTTTAAATAACCAAATTGAGCTATATCAAGTATTGGGTGGCGGCGCGAACTTAGGGACTATCGCTGTACCTACTTCTAAATACCGTAACTTAGTTAATGTGTTTGATGGTCAAAGTGACAAGCAAAAAGCGGTCCAAGCTGTTGAATCCAGTCGCGGTCCAGCTATTGTGACACCTGCTCAAGCTTACGCTATTGAAGCCAACCAACCGGTTAAAGTGGTAGAACAAAAGCAGATGAGACCGGTAGATGTTAACAATGACAATAGTACAGATGCTTATATCTCTGTTGTGGAAACTACCACTCAGCCTGCAGGCTCTAAAGTAGTAGAAACCAAAGAAGGTATGAAGGTTGTAAAACCTTAA
- a CDS encoding DUF3144 domain-containing protein — translation MTDIPNSNEKPELSKDIEAFYKRADAIIELANSQLGPDSHSGQVGASLLYAAARYSASVASIGFVKGSDLASEKNEIIEFYAKQYRQMLSDNLDDYADNFDKYVPTDSVEK, via the coding sequence ATGACCGACATTCCAAATAGCAACGAAAAACCTGAGCTTTCAAAAGATATTGAAGCCTTTTACAAACGTGCTGATGCCATTATTGAACTGGCTAACAGTCAATTAGGTCCAGACTCTCATTCAGGCCAAGTGGGTGCTTCATTGTTATATGCAGCCGCCCGTTATAGTGCATCAGTCGCCTCTATTGGCTTCGTCAAAGGTAGCGATTTGGCTTCAGAAAAAAATGAAATCATTGAGTTTTATGCCAAACAATATCGTCAAATGTTAAGTGATAACTTAGATGATTACGCTGATAACTTTGATAAATATGTGCCAACTGACTCAGTAGAAAAGTAG
- a CDS encoding efflux RND transporter permease subunit, translated as MSRFFINRPIFAWVISILIMLLGVISVINLPIEQYPRIAPPTINVSASYPGANAQTVEDSVVQVIEQRMKGLDGLMYMSSSSSSNGSGSVTLTFENGTDPDTAQVQVQNKLQAAMSALPESVQRQGVNVTKSSSSFLMVQGFISEDGSMDRVDIADYVASNIVDQISRVEGVGEVQLFGSSYAMRVWLDPARLRSYNLVPSDVVDAIRAQNAQVSAGQLGQAPADVENQVINATVTVQSYLKTPEEFSNILLKTDNSGAQVRLRDVAKVEVGSENYGIKALYNGKEASGIGISLAPGSNALDTRQLVEDRMAQLEANFPPGLTSVVPYDTTPFVKLSIEQVVHTLVEAIILVFLVMFLFLQNWRATIIPTLAVPVVLLGTFAVLYVAGFSINVLTMFAMVLSIGLLVDDAIVVVENVERLLEEHPDLTVKEATIQSMGEISKVVIGIALILSAVFVPMAFFGGSTGVIYRQFSITLITSMVLSAIVALVFTPALCVTLLKRSKNHGEEKKGFFGWFNRSFEKTSRNYERFIGKSINVKWLYALAYAAIIGIMAVLFLRIPGSFLPEEDQGIMVTLVQLPAGSNIEETQAVLDKVDAYYHTQEGKNIESVFTVAGFSFAGQGQNMGLAFVRLSDWENRSGEENSAQAVAERAMGYFFTQLNEAQVYAIVPPAITELGNASGFDLMIQDVGNVGHQGLLDARNQLLGMAAQSDQVAGVRPNGQEDAPQLKVNINQEQAAAYGLPLSAINSVLSTAWGSAYVNDFVDRGRVKRVFVQGDADSRTNPDDIQKWYVRNNNGEMISFDAFSDSEWQYASPRLTRYNSFPSMNIQGSAAPGLSTGEAMTAMEQMVGQLPEGIGFEWTGMSLEEKKSGAQAPMLYALSILVVFLCLAALYESWSIPFAVLLVVPLGVLGAVLFTWFRDFANDIYLQVGLLTVVGLSAKNAILIIEFAKEHQEAGNSLRDAVMLAARQRLRPIIMTSLAFGLGVLPLFLATGPGAGSQNAIGTSVVGGVVTATLLGIFFIPMFYVWVRTIFKYKGNGTNNDSDNGTPTEPKTVLVTNETSTASTPANFGDNTQ; from the coding sequence ATGTCAAGATTTTTTATTAACCGCCCTATTTTTGCATGGGTAATTTCAATTTTAATCATGCTACTGGGTGTCATTTCGGTAATTAACTTACCGATTGAGCAATATCCACGTATTGCTCCACCAACGATTAACGTTAGCGCCTCATATCCTGGTGCCAACGCGCAAACCGTTGAGGACTCAGTTGTTCAGGTCATTGAGCAACGTATGAAAGGGCTTGATGGCTTAATGTATATGTCCTCATCAAGTTCTTCTAACGGTAGTGGCTCTGTTACGCTTACTTTCGAAAACGGAACCGATCCTGATACCGCTCAAGTACAGGTTCAGAACAAACTACAAGCGGCTATGAGTGCGCTTCCTGAATCCGTACAGCGCCAAGGGGTTAACGTTACCAAATCATCAAGTAGTTTCTTGATGGTTCAAGGTTTTATCTCTGAAGATGGTTCGATGGATAGAGTCGACATCGCTGACTATGTGGCTTCAAATATTGTTGACCAAATCAGCCGTGTTGAAGGTGTGGGTGAAGTTCAATTATTTGGTTCATCATATGCCATGCGTGTCTGGCTAGACCCTGCACGTCTGCGTAGTTATAACTTAGTACCAAGCGATGTGGTCGATGCTATTCGTGCTCAAAACGCTCAAGTTTCTGCAGGTCAGTTAGGTCAGGCACCTGCTGACGTAGAGAATCAAGTTATTAACGCTACTGTTACGGTTCAAAGCTATCTAAAAACACCTGAAGAGTTTAGCAATATCCTATTAAAAACAGACAACTCAGGTGCTCAAGTTCGTCTACGTGATGTGGCGAAAGTTGAAGTAGGTAGTGAAAACTATGGTATAAAAGCGTTATATAACGGCAAAGAAGCCTCAGGTATTGGTATCTCATTAGCGCCAGGTTCAAACGCGCTTGATACCAGACAACTTGTGGAAGATCGTATGGCACAGCTTGAAGCCAACTTCCCACCAGGCTTAACCTCTGTTGTACCTTATGACACCACACCTTTTGTTAAGTTATCCATTGAACAAGTAGTGCACACGCTAGTTGAAGCCATTATTTTGGTATTCCTAGTGATGTTCTTATTCTTACAGAACTGGCGTGCTACTATTATTCCAACCCTTGCGGTTCCTGTTGTCTTGTTAGGTACTTTTGCGGTTCTGTACGTGGCTGGATTTAGTATTAACGTATTGACCATGTTCGCTATGGTATTGTCCATTGGTCTACTGGTGGATGACGCGATTGTTGTTGTTGAAAACGTAGAGCGTCTGTTAGAAGAGCATCCGGACTTAACCGTTAAAGAAGCCACTATCCAATCAATGGGTGAGATTAGTAAAGTGGTTATTGGTATTGCTCTGATCTTATCAGCGGTATTCGTACCAATGGCCTTCTTTGGTGGATCAACGGGTGTTATTTATCGTCAGTTCTCAATTACCTTGATTACCAGTATGGTACTGTCTGCCATTGTGGCCTTGGTTTTCACCCCTGCCCTATGTGTGACCCTGTTAAAACGTTCTAAAAATCATGGTGAAGAAAAGAAAGGCTTCTTTGGTTGGTTTAACCGTAGCTTTGAAAAGACCAGTAGAAATTATGAGCGCTTTATCGGTAAGAGTATTAATGTAAAATGGTTATACGCTCTAGCCTATGCCGCTATCATTGGTATTATGGCCGTCTTATTCTTGCGTATTCCTGGTTCATTCTTACCAGAAGAAGACCAAGGTATTATGGTCACCTTGGTACAGCTACCTGCGGGTTCTAATATAGAAGAGACTCAGGCAGTATTGGATAAGGTAGATGCCTATTATCATACTCAAGAAGGTAAGAATATTGAGTCAGTGTTTACGGTTGCTGGATTCAGTTTTGCCGGTCAAGGTCAAAACATGGGTCTTGCCTTCGTCCGTCTTTCTGACTGGGAAAACCGTTCAGGTGAAGAGAACAGTGCTCAAGCTGTCGCGGAACGAGCAATGGGCTATTTCTTCACTCAGTTAAATGAAGCACAGGTTTATGCTATTGTTCCACCTGCTATTACTGAATTGGGTAACGCGAGTGGTTTCGACTTAATGATTCAAGACGTAGGTAACGTAGGCCATCAAGGTCTGCTTGATGCTCGTAACCAGCTATTGGGTATGGCTGCGCAGAGTGATCAAGTGGCAGGCGTTCGTCCTAACGGGCAAGAAGATGCCCCTCAGCTAAAAGTTAATATCAATCAAGAGCAAGCTGCTGCTTATGGATTGCCTTTGTCTGCTATTAACAGCGTATTATCAACCGCATGGGGTTCAGCGTATGTTAATGACTTCGTTGACAGAGGACGTGTGAAACGTGTCTTTGTACAAGGCGATGCGGACAGTCGTACCAACCCTGACGATATTCAAAAATGGTATGTTCGTAATAACAATGGTGAGATGATTTCTTTTGACGCTTTCTCTGATAGTGAATGGCAGTATGCTTCTCCACGATTAACGCGTTATAACAGTTTCCCATCTATGAACATCCAAGGTAGTGCGGCACCTGGTCTAAGTACTGGTGAAGCAATGACGGCTATGGAACAAATGGTCGGACAATTACCTGAAGGCATTGGTTTTGAATGGACAGGTATGTCTCTTGAAGAGAAAAAATCAGGGGCTCAAGCACCTATGCTATATGCCCTATCGATTTTAGTTGTTTTCTTATGTTTAGCGGCTTTATATGAAAGCTGGTCAATCCCATTTGCAGTACTATTAGTGGTACCATTAGGGGTACTAGGTGCTGTATTATTCACTTGGTTTAGGGACTTTGCGAACGATATTTATCTGCAGGTTGGTCTACTCACTGTGGTCGGCCTGTCTGCAAAGAACGCGATTTTAATTATCGAATTCGCCAAGGAACACCAAGAGGCTGGCAACTCTCTACGAGATGCGGTAATGTTGGCAGCTAGACAGCGTTTACGTCCTATTATTATGACTTCATTAGCCTTTGGTCTTGGTGTATTGCCCTTATTCTTGGCAACAGGTCCAGGTGCGGGAAGCCAGAACGCCATCGGTACGAGTGTTGTAGGTGGTGTTGTGACCGCAACCTTATTGGGTATTTTCTTTATCCCTATGTTCTATGTATGGGTTCGTACTATCTTTAAATATAAGGGTAATGGTACCAATAATGATTCTGATAATGGCACACCAACTGAGCCTAAGACAGTGTTAGTGACCAATGAGACGAGTACTGCCTCTACCCCCGCTAATTTTGGAGACAACACTCAATGA
- the dnaQ gene encoding DNA polymerase III subunit epsilon: MSVLNPKPNTTIAFTDGACKGNPGPGGWGAFLVLSDGQQIEYFGGDAHTTNNKMELMGAIIALEKSPHDQHLEIWTDSSYVKNGITSWIQGWKNKGWKTSGNKPVKNQELWQRLDALQASRDVSWHWVKGHAGHEGNEKADELANRGILSSSESTDALTNDRASNDNFTNDDELKKKLNSPLNHPFNPIDSNVAMNSPQDNIDWIMDDPLGFYESGPEVAFEEETASVPQSSSHQPSASISDPISPMPMSNPEVPSSEQASPTLAAAEPQVSQQTEEIEFDGDTSRANPHFRPLLPEPINRGKTGRQLIMDTETTGLDALKGDRVIEVGIIELVNRKFTGEKLHVYINPERGMDDEVIRVHGITEAFLADKPKFKEVAKPLYEFMLGAELIAHNAPFDMSFLSMEFDRVGLSDFAEKVTVTDSLVMAKQQYPGQKNTLDALVRRLNVGKMDRTFHGALLDSEILAEVYLAMTGGQVALAIDEDTQSEGEGSHADFSHLASQILKANTSLDNHVSWVSKLLKKYPDLAETQGVSCFYKIDDASKAAHLLYQKSIVSQHSLAATTSIAPNLANNLFIAS; this comes from the coding sequence ATGTCTGTTCTTAATCCAAAGCCCAATACCACAATCGCATTTACCGATGGTGCCTGTAAAGGTAATCCCGGTCCTGGTGGTTGGGGGGCTTTTTTGGTACTGAGTGATGGCCAACAAATAGAATACTTTGGTGGGGATGCTCATACCACTAATAATAAAATGGAGTTGATGGGTGCCATTATAGCGCTTGAAAAAAGTCCTCACGATCAACATTTAGAGATTTGGACCGACTCAAGCTATGTCAAGAATGGCATTACCTCATGGATTCAAGGTTGGAAAAATAAAGGCTGGAAAACCTCTGGCAATAAACCGGTCAAGAATCAAGAGTTATGGCAACGTTTAGATGCCTTACAAGCCAGCCGTGATGTCAGTTGGCACTGGGTAAAAGGCCATGCCGGTCATGAAGGTAACGAAAAAGCTGATGAGCTTGCCAACCGTGGCATCTTATCTTCTTCTGAGTCTACCGACGCCTTAACTAATGACCGTGCTAGTAATGACAACTTTACGAATGATGATGAGCTTAAAAAAAAACTAAATAGCCCCTTAAATCACCCCTTTAATCCAATAGACTCTAACGTTGCCATGAATTCTCCCCAAGATAACATTGATTGGATTATGGATGATCCTTTAGGCTTTTATGAAAGCGGCCCAGAAGTAGCCTTTGAAGAAGAAACGGCTTCTGTGCCACAGTCTAGTAGTCATCAACCATCCGCTTCCATCTCAGACCCTATATCGCCTATGCCTATGTCAAACCCAGAAGTTCCAAGTAGCGAACAAGCCTCACCTACCCTAGCAGCAGCTGAACCACAAGTGTCACAGCAAACTGAAGAAATTGAGTTCGATGGAGATACCAGTCGTGCCAACCCGCACTTCAGACCTCTCTTGCCTGAACCGATCAACAGAGGAAAAACGGGTCGTCAATTGATTATGGATACGGAAACCACCGGACTTGACGCTTTAAAAGGCGATCGGGTTATTGAGGTAGGTATTATCGAATTGGTTAACCGCAAATTTACCGGTGAGAAACTACACGTCTATATCAACCCTGAACGTGGTATGGATGATGAAGTTATCAGAGTCCACGGTATTACAGAAGCGTTTTTAGCAGACAAACCTAAGTTCAAAGAGGTGGCGAAACCCCTTTACGAATTTATGCTGGGTGCTGAGTTGATTGCCCATAACGCTCCATTCGATATGAGCTTCTTATCGATGGAATTTGATAGAGTGGGCCTGAGCGATTTTGCAGAAAAAGTGACGGTTACCGACTCTTTGGTCATGGCCAAACAGCAATATCCTGGTCAAAAGAACACGCTAGATGCTTTAGTACGTCGTCTAAACGTTGGTAAGATGGACCGTACCTTCCACGGCGCTTTATTGGACTCAGAGATTCTAGCAGAAGTTTATCTGGCCATGACGGGTGGTCAGGTAGCGCTGGCGATTGACGAAGACACCCAGTCCGAAGGCGAAGGCTCTCATGCAGATTTTAGCCATTTAGCTTCTCAAATTTTGAAGGCTAATACCTCGTTAGATAATCATGTTAGTTGGGTCAGCAAGTTGCTAAAGAAATATCCTGATTTGGCAGAGACTCAAGGCGTGAGCTGCTTTTATAAGATTGACGACGCTTCTAAAGCTGCGCATTTGTTGTATCAAAAGTCTATCGTAAGCCAGCACTCTCTAGCGGCAACTACCTCTATAGCGCCTAATTTAGCCAATAACTTGTTTATTGCCTCTTAG
- the metK gene encoding methionine adenosyltransferase, translated as MHDYQLFTSESVSEGHPDKMADQISDALLDAIMREDLHARVACETLVKTGAVVLAGEISTTANIDIERIVRDTVNEIGYNHSDLGFDGSTCAVINMIGKQSPEIAQGVDRQNPEDQGAGDQGLMFGYASNETEVLMPAPIEYAHRLMERQSKLRRSGELPWLRPDAKAQVTLKYANGIPSAIDAVVLSTQHDPDVSQADLQEAVMESIIKQVIPAELLHKDTRYHINPTGKFVIGGPVGDAGLTGRKIIVDTYGGMARHGGGAFSGKDPSKVDRSAAYAGRYVAKNIVAAGLAERCEVQISYAIGVAEPTSIAVNTFGTSKVSHEVIIELIRTHFDLRPYGITHMLNLLQPMYQQTATYGHFGREGSETAFTWEKTDKADILRADANI; from the coding sequence ATGCATGACTATCAACTTTTTACCTCAGAATCTGTAAGTGAAGGCCATCCTGATAAAATGGCAGATCAAATTTCAGATGCCTTGCTTGATGCAATTATGCGTGAAGATTTACATGCCCGTGTGGCCTGTGAAACCTTAGTTAAAACAGGGGCAGTTGTTTTAGCAGGTGAAATCTCAACTACTGCCAATATTGATATCGAGCGCATTGTTCGCGATACCGTTAATGAGATTGGTTATAACCATTCTGATTTAGGCTTCGATGGCAGCACTTGTGCGGTTATCAATATGATTGGTAAACAGTCTCCTGAGATTGCTCAAGGGGTTGATCGTCAAAATCCAGAAGATCAAGGTGCTGGTGACCAAGGACTAATGTTTGGCTATGCCAGCAATGAAACCGAAGTATTAATGCCAGCGCCTATTGAATATGCGCACCGCTTAATGGAACGTCAGTCTAAATTGCGTCGTTCAGGCGAGTTACCTTGGTTACGTCCTGATGCCAAAGCTCAAGTGACCCTAAAATATGCCAACGGTATCCCTTCTGCCATCGATGCTGTCGTGTTATCAACCCAACATGATCCAGATGTTTCGCAAGCAGATTTACAAGAAGCGGTCATGGAAAGCATCATCAAACAGGTTATTCCTGCTGAGCTGCTACACAAAGACACGCGTTATCATATTAACCCAACCGGTAAGTTCGTTATCGGCGGTCCTGTAGGTGATGCAGGTCTAACAGGTCGTAAAATCATTGTAGATACTTACGGCGGTATGGCGCGTCATGGTGGTGGTGCCTTTAGTGGTAAAGATCCTTCTAAAGTTGACCGTAGTGCCGCTTATGCCGGTCGTTATGTGGCAAAAAATATCGTGGCTGCGGGCCTTGCAGAGCGCTGTGAAGTTCAAATTAGTTATGCCATTGGTGTGGCTGAGCCGACCTCTATTGCGGTGAATACTTTTGGCACGTCAAAAGTAAGCCATGAGGTGATTATTGAGCTTATCCGTACTCACTTTGACCTACGTCCTTATGGCATTACTCATATGTTGAATCTTCTACAACCTATGTATCAGCAAACGGCCACTTATGGTCACTTCGGCCGCGAAGGCAGTGAAACTGCTTTCACATGGGAAAAAACGGATAAGGCAGATATCTTAAGAGCAGACGCCAATATCTAG
- the nth gene encoding endonuclease III translates to MSKVVKHKTAETPPSRRLPNRNVRPFFEKLAAAIDEPVTELEYNSNFELLIAVILSAQATDVSVNLATRKLYAVANTPEAIYALGEEGLKDYIKTIGLYNSKAKNVIKACKDLIEKHNSQVPDNRKDLEALAGVGRKTANVVLNTAFGQPTMAVDTHIFRVSNRTGLATGKTVLAVEQKLVERIPEDYILDAHHYLILHGRYTCQARTPKCGACPVYEECMFKDKQVFAEL, encoded by the coding sequence ATGAGTAAAGTGGTTAAACATAAGACAGCAGAAACGCCCCCTTCAAGACGCCTGCCCAACCGCAATGTGCGACCCTTTTTTGAGAAACTTGCTGCTGCCATTGATGAGCCGGTTACTGAGCTTGAATATAACAGTAACTTTGAGCTACTCATTGCGGTCATTCTCTCCGCTCAAGCGACTGATGTCAGTGTTAACCTAGCCACCCGTAAGCTTTATGCGGTAGCCAATACGCCTGAAGCCATTTATGCGTTAGGCGAGGAAGGCTTAAAAGACTATATTAAAACCATAGGTTTGTATAACTCAAAAGCCAAAAACGTCATTAAAGCTTGTAAAGACTTAATTGAGAAGCATAACAGTCAGGTACCTGATAATCGTAAAGACTTAGAAGCCCTGGCCGGAGTGGGTCGTAAAACAGCCAATGTGGTGTTAAACACTGCTTTTGGTCAACCGACCATGGCAGTCGATACCCATATCTTTCGGGTCAGTAACCGCACCGGACTGGCCACGGGCAAAACAGTGCTCGCCGTTGAACAAAAACTAGTTGAGCGAATCCCTGAAGACTATATTTTAGACGCCCATCATTATCTTATTTTACATGGACGTTATACTTGCCAAGCACGGACTCCCAAATGCGGAGCATGTCCAGTTTATGAAGAATGTATGTTTAAAGACAAACAGGTGTTTGCTGAGCTATAA